Proteins from a genomic interval of Medicago truncatula cultivar Jemalong A17 chromosome 3, MtrunA17r5.0-ANR, whole genome shotgun sequence:
- the LOC11415208 gene encoding zinc finger protein ZAT4, which produces MENNGRVCLICNRSFFNGKALGGHMKSHYAKLPIHSKTPIKNHVHEYSAELAKHPTHSISTSSPSIVNPRNNSTYNPQSLKGKFSCTLSNFGRNSGFQSYRTNPTGKRSKRKPRQFHMAEDREENTQFNMAEEKEENTQFNMDEEKEDNTQLQSVYSDLDIEAAETLGVILKKEWKQIEDKYYTEKKKASENGNTVFECDICHEVFQSGKDLFGHEKIQNKSDNLAGEIGRSGNINNVVNEKVHKCEYCFEIFESGELLEEHTKVHLYNYYDSDP; this is translated from the coding sequence ATGGAGAACAATGGTAGAGTGTGTCTCATTTGTAACAGGTCATTTTTCAATGGAAAAGCTTTGGGAGGACATATGAAATCCCACTATGCCAAACTACCAATCCATTCAAAAACCCCAATCAAAAACCACGTACATGAATACTCAGCTGAGTTGGCCAAACATCCAACTCACTCTATCTCTACATCTTCACCATCAATTGTTAATCCAAGAAATAACTCAACATACAATCCTCAATCTTTGAAAGGGAAATTCAGTTGTACCCTATCAAACTTTGGTAGGAATAGTGGGTTTCAGTCTTATCGAACAAACCCAACTGGAAAAAGATCAAAACGCAAACCAAGGCAATTTCATATGGCTGAAGATAGAGAAGAGAATACACAATTTAACATGgctgaagaaaaagaagagaacaCACAATTTAATAtggatgaagaaaaagaagataataCACAATTACAATCGGTGTATAGTGATTTGGATATAGAAGCTGCTGAAACATTAGGTGTTATTCTTAAGAAAGAATGGAAACAAATTGAGGATAAATACTACACTGAGAAGAAAAAAGCAAGTGAAAATGGTAACACAGTGTTCGAGTGTGATATTTGTCATGAAGTGTTTCAATCTGGTAAAGATCTTTTCGGACATGAAAAGATCCAAAATAAATCTGACAATTTAGCAGGAGAGATTGGTAGAAGTGGAAACATAAATAATGTTGTAAATGAAAAGGTGCATAAGTGCGAATATTGCTTTGAAATCTTTGAATCTGGTGAGCTATTGGAGGAACACACGAAGGTACACCTATACAATTATTATGATTCTGACCCATAG